The DNA region AAGGCAGTTCGCTTTCAAATCGATGGCAGAAATGACTACCGGTATCGATCTGATGATGAACATGCTAAAAGTGACTGTTCTTGCATTTGGAGGTTACCTGACTTATTCTGGTGAAATAACCGTTGGAGGCTTTGTTGCTTACTTTCTCTACGTCGATCTATTTCTGCAGCCGATAAGAAGACTTATGCAGTTTGCGCAGCAATATGAAGACGGCATGTCTGGTTTTGAAAGGTTCGTGGAGATAATGGAAACTAAGTCCAGCATCACTGATTCTCCCAATGCGATTGAGTTAACCGATGCTAAGGGAGACATAAGAGTAGAAGAAGTATCTTTTGCATATGAGGGCGGAGTGAACGTCCTTTCCAATATTAGCCTCCATATTCCTGCGGGGAAAATGGTCGCCCTTGTCGGACCTTCAGGAGGAGGAAAAACGACACTTTGTCACCTGATCCCAAGATTCTATGATGTCACGGGCGGAAAGATTACAATAGATGGAACAGACATTCGTGACGTTACTCTGAATTCGTTGAGGAGCCAAATTGGGATTGTTCAGCAAGACGTTTTTCTTTTTGCGGGAAGTATTCGGGATAATATTGCTTATGGTAAGGGCGATGCGTCAGACGAAGAGATAATTGAGGCAGCCAAAAGAGCAAACATCCATGATTTCATTCTGAGTCTAGAACACGGATACGATTCATACGTCGGCGAAAGAGGCGTTATGCTTTCCGGAGGACAAAAACAGAGAATATCGATAGCCCGAGTGTTCTTGAAGAATCCGCCGCTTCTAATCCTTGATGAAGCGACTTCCGCACTGGACAATGAGACGGAACTCAAGATACAGGAGTCCCTTGAAGCTCTTTCGAAGGGACGCACTACCCTTGTAATAGCCCACAGGCTTTCTACAATAAAGAATGCCGATGAGATAGTTGTGATAACCAGTGAGGGGATAATCGAGAGAGGCGGCCACGATGAACTTCTTGAGAAGGGCGGACA from Mesotoga infera includes:
- a CDS encoding ABC transporter ATP-binding protein, with product MIRKFIAYYRPHVRLFILDMACAFMIAGIDLVFPRFTTLALDNYIPSGNMGGIVIIAVVMALLFVLRAVFNYVVNYWGHVVGVRMEYNMRKDIFSHLQTLSFSYFDKVRTGKIMSRIVNDLREITELAHHGPEDLFISTVTLVGAFLILMQNDWRLTLVVFSYIPFMIWYGVKKRQKMAKAFRLVRKKIANVNAQLENSISGIRVAQSFTNEEFEKNKFDLGNQEFKESRQFAFKSMAEMTTGIDLMMNMLKVTVLAFGGYLTYSGEITVGGFVAYFLYVDLFLQPIRRLMQFAQQYEDGMSGFERFVEIMETKSSITDSPNAIELTDAKGDIRVEEVSFAYEGGVNVLSNISLHIPAGKMVALVGPSGGGKTTLCHLIPRFYDVTGGKITIDGTDIRDVTLNSLRSQIGIVQQDVFLFAGSIRDNIAYGKGDASDEEIIEAAKRANIHDFILSLEHGYDSYVGERGVMLSGGQKQRISIARVFLKNPPLLILDEATSALDNETELKIQESLEALSKGRTTLVIAHRLSTIKNADEIVVITSEGIIERGGHDELLEKGGHYARLYRAQFKGYIPDM